The Gemmatimonadota bacterium genome includes a window with the following:
- a CDS encoding acetyl-CoA carboxylase carboxyltransferase subunit alpha, translated as MSEGSGGWLDFEQPLVELETKIRELEDLASSEEFEVRDELQKLEGKAEQLRHRIFSRLTRWQTVQLARHSKRPQALDYIDRMTTGFCELHGDRRFGDDGAIVGGIAGFRGRKVMVLGHQKGRDLKERLARNFGMPHPEGYRKAMRLMELAGRFGRPILSLIDTQGAFPGVEAEERGQSEAIARNLFVMARLPVPIVGVVIGEGGSGGALAMAVCDRIYILQHAVYSVISPEGCAAILWGDRAKAKDAAEALRVTAPDVEELGIVDGVIPEPEGGAHRDPAEAARLVGDVLETAFTDLAAVPVEELLANRMEKYSRMGRYLEDGVLRGGGAS; from the coding sequence ATGAGCGAGGGATCGGGAGGCTGGTTGGACTTCGAGCAACCTCTTGTGGAACTGGAGACCAAGATCCGCGAACTGGAGGATCTTGCTTCCAGCGAGGAGTTCGAGGTTCGCGATGAGCTGCAGAAGCTCGAAGGGAAGGCGGAACAGCTTCGTCACCGCATTTTCTCCAGGCTGACGCGGTGGCAGACGGTTCAGCTTGCCCGGCACTCAAAACGCCCGCAGGCACTCGATTATATCGACCGGATGACCACGGGTTTCTGCGAACTCCACGGGGATCGCCGTTTCGGGGACGACGGGGCCATTGTGGGGGGTATCGCGGGATTCCGGGGGCGAAAGGTCATGGTGCTGGGGCACCAGAAGGGGCGGGATCTCAAGGAACGGCTGGCACGGAACTTCGGCATGCCCCACCCGGAAGGCTACCGGAAGGCCATGCGCCTCATGGAACTGGCGGGGAGGTTCGGTCGCCCGATCCTGAGCCTGATCGATACGCAGGGCGCGTTCCCCGGCGTGGAGGCGGAAGAGCGAGGCCAGTCCGAGGCCATCGCGCGGAATCTGTTTGTCATGGCGCGTCTACCCGTTCCGATTGTCGGGGTGGTGATCGGCGAAGGCGGAAGCGGCGGGGCGCTGGCCATGGCGGTCTGTGACCGGATCTACATTCTTCAGCACGCGGTTTACTCGGTGATCTCTCCGGAAGGGTGTGCCGCCATCCTGTGGGGAGACCGGGCGAAGGCCAAGGACGCGGCCGAGGCCCTGCGCGTGACCGCGCCCGATGTGGAGGAGCTTGGGATTGTGGACGGGGTCATCCCGGAACCGGAGGGCGGCGCCCACCGGGATCCCGCGGAAGCGGCACGGCTGGTGGGAGATGTACTGGAGACGGCATTCACCGATCTGGCCGCCGTTCCGGTGGAGGAGCTTCTGGCGAATCGCATGGAGAAGTACTCGCGGATGGGCCGATACTTGGAGGACGGCGTTCTCCGGGGCGGGGGGGCGTCTTGA
- a CDS encoding DNA polymerase III subunit alpha, giving the protein MKHCDFVHLHNHTEFSLLDGANRIRDLVARARECGMPALAITDHGAMHGCVEFYKEARKQGVKPILGCEVYITTGSRTDRIPTRGGGPRTHHLVLLARDAAGYRNLMKLTSAAYLEGFYYRPRIDHELLSRHSEGLIALTACLQGEVPSLLLEEKEDEALRILGTYQDMLGAENVYVEVQDHDIDEERRVIPMLRRIADRSGAKMVATNDCHYGAQSDAESHDILICIGTGKEFDDPKRLRMSTDQLYFKTADEMKELFRDIPEAVTNTLEVAERCNLELELGVNRMPRFPIPEGAKGEAEYLAGLAHEGMAARYPSADETVRKRLEYELGVITQMGYPGYFLIVRDFIHAAKDRGIPVGPGRGSAAGSLVAYCLEITDVDPIAHGLLFERFLNPERVSMPDIDIDFCYERRAEIIDYVVNKYGKESVSQIITFGCMAARAVIRDVGRVLKVPFGDVDRIAKMVPDDPDMTLAKAFSMNPDFERLERDDATFRRLVGHARVLEGLSRHASTHAAGVVVAPGDLTDFVPLFKSGRDEITTQYDMKCVEDVGLLKMDFLALRTLTVVQRALDMVNARLGQTITPAEIPHDDPATYELLASGETVGVFQLESGGMRSMLRSLRPTGFNDIVAVNALHRPGPLGAGMDKEFIDRKHGRREVQVLHPEMEPILRDTHGVILYQEQVMAIAARMAGFSLGEADLLRRAMGKKKIEEMDRQREKFVAGCVGRGIAEGVAGKVFDLMAHFAGYGFNKSHSVAYAVLSVQTAWLKANHPAEFLAATLTSEMTKSKRMPVLMEEARRMGLCLVPPDVNRSETGFIVRDGAIIFGMAAVKNVGVGAVERVLEIRSQDGEFGSLIDFVTRLDSKVLNRRVVESLVQAGALDSFGTHRAEVFEAVFDAMGHAARLQRERDLGQTSLFGEGIGDSTVVPFRDGLPEVEEWTKSDLLHREKAVLGFYFSGHPLSRWRREIRSFATARTDDLENRTDGTDMILGALVVAVRTKLDRRGNRMAFVELEDFTGTVEALVFSEPYRDCAETLAVDSMVLIGGTLSVKDEGEPKILLNRAMPLDSVAEGLTERIVLDVIDSEVGDVFVEKVKEIGRRRLGGLPTVLRVGLSDGNMVPVEVTAVRLRADEETLEELEGLVGENAVRLAGRWPAGVREGRRGRPGQR; this is encoded by the coding sequence TTGAAGCACTGCGACTTCGTACATCTGCACAACCATACCGAGTTCAGCCTTCTCGACGGTGCAAACCGAATCCGGGATCTCGTGGCCCGCGCCAGAGAGTGCGGAATGCCCGCGCTGGCGATCACCGATCACGGCGCCATGCATGGATGCGTGGAGTTCTACAAGGAGGCGCGCAAGCAGGGCGTCAAGCCCATCCTCGGGTGCGAAGTGTACATCACCACGGGAAGCCGCACCGATCGGATCCCCACCAGGGGCGGCGGTCCACGCACGCATCACCTGGTGCTGCTGGCCCGGGACGCGGCGGGGTATCGCAACCTCATGAAGCTGACTTCGGCCGCATACCTCGAGGGGTTCTACTACCGCCCGCGGATCGACCATGAACTTCTTTCGCGTCACTCCGAAGGACTGATTGCGCTGACGGCCTGCCTTCAGGGAGAGGTTCCGTCGCTTCTTCTGGAGGAGAAGGAAGACGAGGCGCTTCGGATCCTCGGGACCTATCAGGACATGCTCGGCGCGGAGAATGTCTATGTGGAGGTTCAGGATCACGACATCGACGAAGAGCGCCGCGTCATCCCCATGCTTCGGCGGATCGCCGACCGCTCGGGTGCGAAGATGGTGGCCACCAACGACTGCCACTACGGGGCGCAGTCGGATGCGGAGTCTCACGACATCCTGATCTGCATCGGGACCGGCAAGGAGTTTGACGACCCGAAGCGCCTCCGAATGAGCACGGACCAGCTCTACTTCAAGACCGCCGACGAGATGAAGGAGCTTTTCCGTGACATTCCGGAAGCGGTCACGAACACGCTGGAGGTCGCGGAGCGGTGCAATCTGGAACTGGAACTGGGCGTCAACCGAATGCCCCGCTTTCCGATTCCCGAGGGGGCGAAGGGCGAAGCGGAGTACCTCGCCGGGCTGGCGCACGAGGGGATGGCGGCCCGGTATCCATCGGCGGACGAGACGGTTCGTAAACGCCTTGAGTACGAACTGGGCGTCATCACGCAGATGGGCTACCCGGGATACTTCCTGATCGTGCGGGACTTCATCCATGCGGCGAAGGACCGGGGCATTCCCGTCGGCCCGGGCCGGGGTTCCGCGGCGGGGTCTCTGGTTGCGTACTGCCTTGAGATTACGGATGTGGACCCGATCGCCCACGGGCTTCTCTTTGAGCGGTTCCTCAATCCCGAGCGCGTGTCGATGCCGGATATCGACATCGACTTCTGCTACGAGCGGCGCGCGGAGATCATCGACTATGTCGTGAACAAGTACGGGAAGGAGAGCGTCTCGCAGATCATCACCTTCGGGTGCATGGCTGCGCGGGCGGTGATTCGGGATGTGGGCCGCGTTCTCAAGGTGCCGTTCGGGGATGTGGACCGCATCGCGAAGATGGTGCCCGATGATCCCGACATGACGCTCGCGAAGGCCTTCTCCATGAATCCGGACTTCGAGCGGCTGGAGCGGGACGACGCCACCTTCCGCCGACTGGTAGGGCACGCGCGGGTGCTGGAGGGGCTGTCCCGACACGCCTCGACTCATGCGGCAGGCGTGGTGGTGGCGCCGGGAGACCTCACCGATTTCGTTCCGCTCTTCAAGTCCGGGCGGGATGAGATCACCACGCAGTACGACATGAAGTGCGTGGAGGATGTCGGACTGCTCAAGATGGACTTTCTGGCGTTGCGCACGCTGACGGTTGTGCAGCGCGCGCTGGACATGGTCAACGCACGACTCGGGCAGACGATCACCCCGGCCGAAATCCCGCATGACGATCCGGCAACCTACGAACTCCTGGCGTCCGGCGAGACGGTGGGCGTCTTTCAGTTGGAGAGCGGTGGAATGCGCTCGATGCTCCGGAGCCTCCGCCCCACCGGATTCAACGATATCGTCGCGGTCAATGCGCTCCATCGACCCGGGCCGCTGGGTGCGGGGATGGACAAGGAGTTCATCGACCGGAAGCACGGCCGCCGCGAAGTTCAGGTGCTGCATCCCGAGATGGAACCCATCCTCCGCGACACGCACGGCGTCATTCTCTATCAGGAGCAGGTCATGGCCATCGCTGCGCGGATGGCGGGCTTCTCTCTCGGAGAAGCGGACCTTCTGCGTCGGGCGATGGGGAAGAAGAAGATCGAGGAGATGGACCGCCAGCGGGAGAAGTTCGTGGCGGGGTGTGTGGGGCGGGGGATCGCCGAAGGGGTTGCCGGGAAGGTCTTCGATCTGATGGCGCACTTTGCGGGATACGGCTTCAACAAGTCCCACTCGGTGGCGTACGCCGTCCTTTCGGTTCAGACGGCATGGCTCAAGGCCAACCATCCGGCGGAGTTCCTGGCGGCCACGCTGACTTCGGAAATGACGAAGTCGAAACGGATGCCCGTCCTGATGGAAGAGGCCCGGCGAATGGGGCTTTGTCTTGTGCCGCCCGATGTCAATCGTTCAGAGACGGGCTTTATCGTGCGGGACGGCGCGATCATCTTCGGAATGGCGGCCGTCAAGAATGTGGGTGTCGGTGCGGTCGAGCGGGTTCTGGAGATTCGCTCGCAAGACGGAGAGTTCGGGTCGCTGATCGACTTCGTCACGAGGCTGGACTCGAAGGTTCTCAACCGGCGTGTCGTGGAAAGCCTCGTCCAGGCCGGGGCGCTGGATTCCTTCGGCACTCACCGCGCCGAAGTGTTTGAGGCCGTGTTCGATGCCATGGGACACGCTGCGCGGCTTCAGCGGGAGAGAGACCTCGGGCAGACCTCTCTGTTCGGCGAAGGAATCGGAGACTCCACCGTCGTTCCATTCCGGGATGGGCTTCCCGAGGTGGAAGAGTGGACGAAATCCGACCTTCTCCACCGGGAGAAAGCGGTGCTGGGTTTCTACTTCTCCGGGCACCCGTTGTCCCGGTGGCGGCGGGAGATTCGCTCCTTCGCGACGGCCCGGACGGATGATCTGGAGAACCGAACCGACGGGACGGACATGATCCTCGGGGCGCTGGTGGTCGCCGTCCGAACCAAGCTGGATCGGCGTGGGAACCGAATGGCGTTTGTGGAACTGGAGGACTTCACGGGAACCGTGGAGGCGCTGGTCTTCTCGGAGCCGTATCGAGATTGCGCCGAAACGCTGGCCGTGGATTCGATGGTCCTGATCGGGGGGACGCTTTCCGTGAAGGACGAAGGGGAGCCCAAGATTCTGCTGAACCGCGCCATGCCGCTCGATTCCGTGGCGGAGGGGCTCACCGAGAGGATCGTGCTCGATGTGATCGACTCAGAAGTGGGCGATGTGTTCGTGGAGAAGGTGAAGGAAATCGGTCGCCGTCGCCTCGGGGGGCTCCCCACCGTGCTGCGCGTGGGGCTCTCCGACGGGAATATGGTCCCGGTGGAGGTCACCGCTGTGCGGCTCCGGGCGGATGAGGAAACTCTGGAGGAACTGGAGGGACTGGTGGGGGAGAACGCCGTCCGCCTCGCGGGGCGATGGCCCGCCGGGGTTCGCGAAGGCCGCAGAGGGCGTCCGGGGCAGAGGTAA
- the porU gene encoding type IX secretion system sortase PorU, producing MRKLHLAGSKPAAAVLVGAVLSALSPVGLLLQPSALAAEASGIRVISSDERSLVVEWTLPERALEDVPGRGATKRPTFSRAVHLARPGEADLPSAVGLLGIPPGEIPKVTVSAVSVTRSPFPYALSTRMDESDDAPGSAAIRSHPWAEIAGTSSVRGQRVARLVFHPVRHDAGSRELVWAERFIVRLDFSRPETSRAGIPRRDAADFEAAFDSALLNARTARRWRTPRRAGGVRGLGDSFGSAPVWLKVPIQAGGMYQLDYFTFNDVGVDPGSVDPTTIRVFSGSGIELPEDYSVARPEFMSECALLDLGDGDSVFDLSDRFVFHALGPSAWGAEYSSSLARTDHIDNPYNRETTYWITWGGSFVDPPARMTTRSAAASATSYATTAPHRIHFEEDNLESFKHRDEDGWMWESLFGRGDNRSYSMFLDRATSPEAMVRARLYSFQGSLTAPQRDVELYLQGGLAADTVWTHSAYLATMDLSGSVSTLQDGTNSLVINASSEGATFSDHLYLAWFEVEYERALEAEGGHSLSWYSDPADSVSDYLLSGFDAAPDDILLFDVTDAHETVRLTDYTVSEALSPHGVRMSDSPGSGVRWYTCVSPAGFLSLPPAETVEIVGLRSPARAAEYLVITHSKFREGAERLASLRAGFAPHPYTTAVVDIESVFNEFGWGMQDPSAIRDFLAYALESWSVSPLYVVLVGDAVFDVKQNLSGSPENYILPYNNRYRQINTQYEGGDNGSFYATDDFFGYLETADYDSAGAQPALDVVIGRFPVSTTAELDVMLDKLESQLNYETPGHWQNRVVMVADDERTDTDSARESFHTTQVEALANGYLPTALERVKIYLTEYPRNDFGKKPEAQQAFIEEFTRGALMVTYTGHGDQNTMAHEEVFVSQKIPELLNETRTPLFSTFSCTVSRFDLLGGDSMCELLLFHPDGGAAVTFASGGLVQAGTNAALNKFWLQAMFGTPYLVETNSRAVKSVGLSAMEAKMMMPSSVPVRINNEKYVVLGDPAMEVRFGEYFVRFDSTTVDSSYTEGTLRVIRGRVVDENGQTVDGTHGSPAFNGTAFVMTTETADTTGYDYTDYYGVEKHIPYRIEGPTSFRGDTPITAGEFEVKFFLSQGVLSGNSGRVSVFALEDDLLRDGSGGYDSLVVAPTISPEQVEDSEGPGLRISFEGYDSFVSGDYLFTDKPVLLVDLADSSGINLRPHPQFARLEVDVDDHERVDLFEDFIYQDGTSTTGRVRRVLPLGSGDHTIVVKAFDNVGNRTIESASFRVVLPTTDFEIDEAFTAVYPNPFSDEVAFVFRVTQAAEVTLKVFTVTGRKVRERGPVSVSAGEGRIIWNGHDSNGTPMANGTYIYLLEAEFDVPGGSRTTDEFIGRVVQMR from the coding sequence ATGCGGAAACTCCATCTTGCGGGATCCAAACCAGCGGCGGCGGTTCTTGTGGGGGCCGTCCTGAGTGCACTCTCTCCGGTGGGGCTTCTCTTGCAGCCGTCGGCCCTCGCCGCGGAAGCGTCAGGGATTCGTGTGATCTCCTCCGACGAGCGATCACTGGTCGTCGAATGGACGCTGCCCGAGCGGGCGCTGGAAGATGTCCCCGGTCGCGGAGCTACCAAGCGGCCCACTTTCAGCCGGGCGGTGCATCTGGCCAGGCCGGGAGAGGCGGACCTGCCATCGGCCGTAGGGCTTCTGGGCATTCCCCCCGGGGAGATCCCGAAAGTCACGGTGTCTGCGGTTTCCGTGACCCGCAGCCCCTTTCCCTATGCCTTGAGCACCCGGATGGACGAATCGGACGACGCGCCCGGGAGTGCCGCGATCCGCTCGCACCCATGGGCGGAGATTGCGGGAACCTCGAGCGTGAGGGGGCAACGAGTGGCCCGGCTGGTCTTCCATCCCGTTCGGCATGACGCGGGGTCGAGGGAGCTCGTATGGGCGGAGCGCTTCATCGTCCGGTTGGACTTTTCCAGGCCGGAGACGAGTCGGGCGGGCATTCCGCGTCGGGATGCAGCGGACTTCGAAGCGGCCTTCGATTCGGCTCTCCTGAATGCTCGAACGGCTCGTCGCTGGCGGACTCCGCGCCGGGCGGGGGGAGTCCGGGGTCTCGGGGACTCCTTCGGTTCGGCGCCGGTCTGGTTGAAGGTGCCCATCCAGGCGGGGGGGATGTACCAGCTGGACTACTTTACCTTCAACGATGTCGGCGTGGATCCGGGATCGGTGGACCCGACGACCATTCGTGTGTTTTCCGGGTCCGGGATCGAACTGCCGGAGGATTATTCGGTCGCGCGTCCTGAGTTCATGTCCGAGTGTGCCCTTCTGGATCTCGGCGACGGGGACAGCGTTTTTGATCTGAGTGACCGTTTTGTCTTCCATGCGCTCGGCCCTTCGGCCTGGGGGGCGGAGTATTCTTCGTCCCTGGCCCGCACCGACCACATCGACAACCCGTACAACCGGGAGACCACCTACTGGATCACCTGGGGCGGGTCGTTCGTGGATCCTCCGGCGCGGATGACCACGCGCAGCGCGGCGGCGAGCGCCACTTCCTATGCGACCACGGCACCGCATCGGATTCACTTCGAAGAAGACAATCTGGAGAGTTTCAAGCATCGGGATGAAGACGGCTGGATGTGGGAGTCCCTTTTCGGCAGGGGAGACAACCGGTCGTACTCCATGTTTCTGGATCGCGCAACATCTCCGGAAGCAATGGTCAGGGCGCGACTCTACAGCTTCCAGGGGAGTCTTACGGCACCCCAGCGGGATGTTGAGCTCTATCTTCAGGGAGGGTTGGCCGCGGATACGGTCTGGACGCACTCCGCGTACCTCGCGACGATGGATCTGTCGGGGAGCGTATCCACGCTGCAAGACGGAACGAACTCGCTGGTCATCAACGCAAGTTCCGAGGGAGCGACCTTCTCCGACCATCTTTACCTCGCCTGGTTTGAGGTGGAGTACGAGAGGGCGCTGGAGGCGGAGGGGGGACACTCGTTGTCCTGGTACTCCGATCCTGCGGACAGCGTCTCGGACTACCTCCTCTCCGGCTTTGATGCGGCTCCGGACGACATCCTTCTGTTCGATGTGACGGACGCCCACGAAACGGTACGCCTCACCGACTACACCGTCTCCGAGGCGCTGTCGCCGCATGGTGTGCGCATGTCGGATTCGCCGGGCAGCGGTGTTCGCTGGTACACCTGCGTGTCACCTGCCGGGTTTCTCTCGCTTCCCCCGGCGGAGACGGTCGAGATCGTCGGCCTCCGGAGTCCCGCGCGGGCCGCGGAGTATCTGGTCATTACCCACTCGAAGTTCCGGGAAGGCGCTGAGCGTCTTGCCTCGCTTCGTGCGGGTTTTGCCCCTCATCCGTACACGACGGCGGTGGTGGACATCGAGTCCGTGTTCAATGAGTTCGGGTGGGGCATGCAGGATCCTTCCGCCATCCGGGACTTTCTGGCCTATGCGCTGGAAAGCTGGTCGGTGAGCCCGCTGTATGTGGTGCTGGTTGGAGACGCGGTCTTTGATGTGAAACAGAACCTCTCCGGCAGTCCGGAGAATTACATTCTCCCGTACAACAATCGTTATCGCCAGATCAACACTCAGTACGAGGGCGGTGACAACGGGTCCTTCTACGCGACGGATGACTTCTTCGGCTATCTGGAGACCGCGGACTACGACAGCGCGGGGGCTCAACCGGCTCTCGATGTCGTGATCGGGCGCTTCCCGGTTTCCACCACGGCGGAGTTGGATGTCATGCTGGACAAGCTGGAATCGCAACTGAACTACGAAACTCCGGGACACTGGCAGAATCGGGTCGTCATGGTTGCGGATGACGAGCGCACGGACACGGACTCCGCGCGCGAGTCATTTCATACGACGCAGGTGGAGGCCCTCGCGAACGGGTACCTGCCCACCGCTCTGGAGCGCGTGAAGATCTACCTCACCGAGTACCCCAGAAACGACTTCGGGAAGAAGCCCGAGGCCCAGCAAGCGTTCATCGAGGAGTTCACCCGGGGAGCGCTCATGGTGACCTACACGGGGCACGGGGATCAGAACACGATGGCTCACGAGGAGGTCTTTGTGTCTCAGAAGATCCCGGAGCTCTTGAACGAGACCCGGACTCCTCTCTTCTCCACATTCTCGTGCACGGTGAGCCGGTTCGATCTACTGGGCGGAGACAGCATGTGCGAGCTTCTCCTGTTCCATCCCGACGGAGGCGCGGCGGTGACCTTTGCATCCGGTGGGCTCGTGCAGGCCGGAACGAATGCCGCGCTGAACAAGTTCTGGCTTCAGGCGATGTTCGGAACGCCGTATCTGGTGGAAACCAACTCCCGGGCGGTGAAGTCCGTGGGGCTGTCGGCAATGGAAGCCAAGATGATGATGCCGTCGAGTGTTCCGGTGAGGATCAACAACGAGAAGTATGTGGTCCTTGGAGATCCCGCGATGGAAGTACGCTTCGGCGAGTACTTCGTCCGGTTCGACTCCACGACCGTGGACTCCAGCTACACGGAGGGCACGCTTCGGGTCATTCGGGGGCGCGTGGTGGATGAAAACGGGCAGACCGTGGACGGAACGCACGGTTCGCCCGCGTTCAACGGGACGGCATTCGTCATGACGACGGAAACCGCGGACACGACCGGCTACGACTACACGGACTATTACGGCGTGGAGAAGCACATTCCCTATCGGATTGAAGGCCCGACCTCCTTCCGGGGAGATACGCCGATCACGGCGGGCGAGTTCGAAGTGAAGTTCTTCCTGTCGCAGGGCGTGCTTTCCGGGAACAGTGGCCGCGTCAGCGTGTTTGCTCTGGAAGACGATCTTCTGCGTGACGGTTCCGGGGGGTACGACTCCCTGGTCGTCGCGCCCACGATTTCGCCGGAGCAGGTGGAAGATTCCGAAGGACCGGGTCTTCGCATCTCATTTGAGGGGTATGACAGTTTCGTGAGCGGAGACTATCTCTTCACCGACAAGCCCGTTCTCCTGGTGGATCTCGCGGATTCCAGCGGGATCAATCTGCGGCCTCATCCTCAGTTCGCCCGGCTGGAAGTGGATGTGGACGACCATGAGCGCGTGGATCTCTTTGAGGACTTCATCTATCAGGACGGAACTTCCACGACCGGTCGTGTCCGGCGCGTCTTGCCTCTGGGTTCCGGAGACCATACGATCGTGGTGAAGGCGTTCGACAATGTCGGCAACCGAACCATTGAATCGGCAAGTTTCCGTGTGGTTCTTCCAACCACGGATTTCGAAATCGACGAAGCCTTCACCGCGGTATACCCGAACCCGTTCTCGGATGAGGTGGCGTTCGTGTTTCGCGTGACGCAGGCTGCGGAGGTCACGCTCAAGGTGTTCACGGTAACCGGCCGAAAAGTCAGGGAGAGGGGGCCTGTCTCCGTGTCTGCTGGAGAGGGTCGCATCATCTGGAATGGGCATGACTCGAACGGAACGCCCATGGCCAATGGAACCTACATTTATCTCCTCGAAGCGGAGTTTGATGTCCCGGGCGGGAGTCGAACGACGGACGAGTTCATCGGGCGTGTCGTGCAGATGCGCTAG